The following are encoded in a window of Vespa crabro chromosome 2, iyVesCrab1.2, whole genome shotgun sequence genomic DNA:
- the LOC124422321 gene encoding cilia- and flagella-associated protein 45-like isoform X2 — protein sequence MTEKTRIENGKQKHLTVSIGSKKPIIITRKEYEEFKKRGHYVTKEEKQATIAMTEEERYRLTKDSMIRKEAIRRMDLTKIREKDKMLNEVEEEAKKRTMHLLERAYNLKLEQEEEIQKYNRFILETKCRAIRDMQIAEKKLIKQELAEEEKRLNDMMENERRWAIEEDLKKEEEEISRKQIFSKILKDQITENEEQRILEFERKQEESQLINMNNITWQLAEIEKLRHKEAESAKIRRDLAEVNEQLKHFKVMEQEENRIIDLRIKQYKKYKEERETQLDEKQRLENLYKEQEKERLAVQAKHTQDLQAQIDAINADRIQEEVEREWRRKEKEEAMKKIGTIQDLRKGREEQINNKRLIQAIEINREKREFERILRVQKEAFCRDKKNREKKQQEALVHRSEILRQVNEKERERIQARQKMFEEGLAIRTQVAMRKKKLQEAMNQKCKEMRESKVPEIYINEVKRLIENID from the exons ATG ACAGAGAAAACTCGAATTGAAAATGGAAAGCAAAAACATCTTACTGTTTCTATCGGATCAAAAAaaccaattattattacaagaaaAGAGTATGAGGAGTTTAAAAAGCGTGGTCACTATGTCactaaagaagagaaacaagcAACTATTGCAATGACAGAAGAGGAAAGATATAGACTTACCAAGGACAGCATGATACGCAAAGAAGCTATTCGTAGGATGGACTTAACAAAAATACGcgaaaaagacaaaatgtTAAATGAAGTCGAAGAAGAAGCCAAGAAAAGGACAATGCATTTACTAGAAAGAGCTTACAATTTAAAGCTCGAACAAGAAGAggaaattcaaaaatataatcggTTTATCTTAGAAACTAAATGTAGAGCTATAAGAGATATGCAG AtagctgaaaagaaattaatcaaaCAAGAATtggcagaagaagaaaaacgtttaAATGACATgatggaaaatgaaagaagatggGCAATTGAGGaagatttaaagaaagaagaagaggaaatttctagaaaacaaatattctcaaaaattttaaaggaTCAAATTACGGAAAATGAAGAACAACGAATACTTGAATttgaaagaaagcaagaggAGAGCCAgctaattaatatgaataatataacttGGCAGTTAgcagaaatagaaaagttacGCCACAAGGAAGCTGAAAGTGCTAAAATCCGTCGAGATCTAGCAGAAGTAAATGAACAATTGAAGCATTTTAAAGTTATGGAACAAGAGgagaatagaataatagattTAAG gataaaacaatataaaaaatataaagaagaaagagaaactcaATTAGATGAAAAGCAAAGATTGgagaatttatataaagaacaggaaaaagaaagactggCTGTACAGGCAAAGCATACACAAGATCTTCAA GCACAAATTGATGCAATAAATGCAGACCGTATACaagaagaagtagagagagaatggagacggaaagaaaaagaagaagcaatgaaaaaaattggaaCTATACAGGATCTtcggaaaggaagagaagaacaaataaacaataaaagattaatacaagcaattgaaattaataggGAAAAACGTGAATTTGAAAGAATTCTACGTGTACAGAAAGAAGCATTTTGCCGCGATAAGAAGAACCgtgaaaagaaacaacaagaaGCTCTTGTTCATCGTAGTGAGATATTAAGACAG gtaaatgaaaaggaaagagaacgtATTCAAGCAAGACAGAAGATGTTTGAGGAAGGATTGGCAATTCGTACACAAGTTGCTATGCGCAAGAAGAAGTTACAAGAGGCTATGAACcaaaaatgtaaagaaatgagagagagcaAGGTAcccgaaatatatattaatgaagtTAAACGCCTAATCGAAAATATTGActaa
- the LOC124422321 gene encoding cilia- and flagella-associated protein 45-like isoform X4 — MTEEERYRLTKDSMIRKEAIRRMDLTKIREKDKMLNEVEEEAKKRTMHLLERAYNLKLEQEEEIQKYNRFILETKCRAIRDMQIAEKKLIKQELAEEEKRLNDMMENERRWAIEEDLKKEEEEISRKQIFSKILKDQITENEEQRILEFERKQEESQLINMNNITWQLAEIEKLRHKEAESAKIRRDLAEVNEQLKHFKVMEQEENRIIDLRIKQYKKYKEERETQLDEKQRLENLYKEQEKERLAVQAKHTQDLQAQIDAINADRIQEEVEREWRRKEKEEAMKKIGTIQDLRKGREEQINNKRLIQAIEINREKREFERILRVQKEAFCRDKKNREKKQQEALVHRSEILRQVNEKERERIQARQKMFEEGLAIRTQVAMRKKKLQEAMNQKCKEMRESKVPEIYINEVKRLIENID, encoded by the exons ATGACAGAAGAGGAAAGATATAGACTTACCAAGGACAGCATGATACGCAAAGAAGCTATTCGTAGGATGGACTTAACAAAAATACGcgaaaaagacaaaatgtTAAATGAAGTCGAAGAAGAAGCCAAGAAAAGGACAATGCATTTACTAGAAAGAGCTTACAATTTAAAGCTCGAACAAGAAGAggaaattcaaaaatataatcggTTTATCTTAGAAACTAAATGTAGAGCTATAAGAGATATGCAG AtagctgaaaagaaattaatcaaaCAAGAATtggcagaagaagaaaaacgtttaAATGACATgatggaaaatgaaagaagatggGCAATTGAGGaagatttaaagaaagaagaagaggaaatttctagaaaacaaatattctcaaaaattttaaaggaTCAAATTACGGAAAATGAAGAACAACGAATACTTGAATttgaaagaaagcaagaggAGAGCCAgctaattaatatgaataatataacttGGCAGTTAgcagaaatagaaaagttacGCCACAAGGAAGCTGAAAGTGCTAAAATCCGTCGAGATCTAGCAGAAGTAAATGAACAATTGAAGCATTTTAAAGTTATGGAACAAGAGgagaatagaataatagattTAAG gataaaacaatataaaaaatataaagaagaaagagaaactcaATTAGATGAAAAGCAAAGATTGgagaatttatataaagaacaggaaaaagaaagactggCTGTACAGGCAAAGCATACACAAGATCTTCAA GCACAAATTGATGCAATAAATGCAGACCGTATACaagaagaagtagagagagaatggagacggaaagaaaaagaagaagcaatgaaaaaaattggaaCTATACAGGATCTtcggaaaggaagagaagaacaaataaacaataaaagattaatacaagcaattgaaattaataggGAAAAACGTGAATTTGAAAGAATTCTACGTGTACAGAAAGAAGCATTTTGCCGCGATAAGAAGAACCgtgaaaagaaacaacaagaaGCTCTTGTTCATCGTAGTGAGATATTAAGACAG gtaaatgaaaaggaaagagaacgtATTCAAGCAAGACAGAAGATGTTTGAGGAAGGATTGGCAATTCGTACACAAGTTGCTATGCGCAAGAAGAAGTTACAAGAGGCTATGAACcaaaaatgtaaagaaatgagagagagcaAGGTAcccgaaatatatattaatgaagtTAAACGCCTAATCGAAAATATTGActaa
- the LOC124422321 gene encoding cilia- and flagella-associated protein 45-like isoform X1, which produces MSKTLNILNATDIPLRKQASSCGKLKYRDNEKCTSGVISANLKSNILGEWGTEKTRIENGKQKHLTVSIGSKKPIIITRKEYEEFKKRGHYVTKEEKQATIAMTEEERYRLTKDSMIRKEAIRRMDLTKIREKDKMLNEVEEEAKKRTMHLLERAYNLKLEQEEEIQKYNRFILETKCRAIRDMQIAEKKLIKQELAEEEKRLNDMMENERRWAIEEDLKKEEEEISRKQIFSKILKDQITENEEQRILEFERKQEESQLINMNNITWQLAEIEKLRHKEAESAKIRRDLAEVNEQLKHFKVMEQEENRIIDLRIKQYKKYKEERETQLDEKQRLENLYKEQEKERLAVQAKHTQDLQAQIDAINADRIQEEVEREWRRKEKEEAMKKIGTIQDLRKGREEQINNKRLIQAIEINREKREFERILRVQKEAFCRDKKNREKKQQEALVHRSEILRQVNEKERERIQARQKMFEEGLAIRTQVAMRKKKLQEAMNQKCKEMRESKVPEIYINEVKRLIENID; this is translated from the exons ATGTCAAAAACTTTGAACATCTTAAATGCTACAGATATTCCTTTACGAAAACAAGCGTCCTCCTGCGGCAAATTAAAATATCGTGACAATGAAAAATGTACATCAGGTGTAATCTCAGCAAatttaaaatctaatatattagGAGAATGGGGA ACAGAGAAAACTCGAATTGAAAATGGAAAGCAAAAACATCTTACTGTTTCTATCGGATCAAAAAaaccaattattattacaagaaaAGAGTATGAGGAGTTTAAAAAGCGTGGTCACTATGTCactaaagaagagaaacaagcAACTATTGCAATGACAGAAGAGGAAAGATATAGACTTACCAAGGACAGCATGATACGCAAAGAAGCTATTCGTAGGATGGACTTAACAAAAATACGcgaaaaagacaaaatgtTAAATGAAGTCGAAGAAGAAGCCAAGAAAAGGACAATGCATTTACTAGAAAGAGCTTACAATTTAAAGCTCGAACAAGAAGAggaaattcaaaaatataatcggTTTATCTTAGAAACTAAATGTAGAGCTATAAGAGATATGCAG AtagctgaaaagaaattaatcaaaCAAGAATtggcagaagaagaaaaacgtttaAATGACATgatggaaaatgaaagaagatggGCAATTGAGGaagatttaaagaaagaagaagaggaaatttctagaaaacaaatattctcaaaaattttaaaggaTCAAATTACGGAAAATGAAGAACAACGAATACTTGAATttgaaagaaagcaagaggAGAGCCAgctaattaatatgaataatataacttGGCAGTTAgcagaaatagaaaagttacGCCACAAGGAAGCTGAAAGTGCTAAAATCCGTCGAGATCTAGCAGAAGTAAATGAACAATTGAAGCATTTTAAAGTTATGGAACAAGAGgagaatagaataatagattTAAG gataaaacaatataaaaaatataaagaagaaagagaaactcaATTAGATGAAAAGCAAAGATTGgagaatttatataaagaacaggaaaaagaaagactggCTGTACAGGCAAAGCATACACAAGATCTTCAA GCACAAATTGATGCAATAAATGCAGACCGTATACaagaagaagtagagagagaatggagacggaaagaaaaagaagaagcaatgaaaaaaattggaaCTATACAGGATCTtcggaaaggaagagaagaacaaataaacaataaaagattaatacaagcaattgaaattaataggGAAAAACGTGAATTTGAAAGAATTCTACGTGTACAGAAAGAAGCATTTTGCCGCGATAAGAAGAACCgtgaaaagaaacaacaagaaGCTCTTGTTCATCGTAGTGAGATATTAAGACAG gtaaatgaaaaggaaagagaacgtATTCAAGCAAGACAGAAGATGTTTGAGGAAGGATTGGCAATTCGTACACAAGTTGCTATGCGCAAGAAGAAGTTACAAGAGGCTATGAACcaaaaatgtaaagaaatgagagagagcaAGGTAcccgaaatatatattaatgaagtTAAACGCCTAATCGAAAATATTGActaa
- the LOC124422321 gene encoding cilia- and flagella-associated protein 45-like isoform X3, producing the protein MTEKTRIENGKQKHLTVSIGSKKPIIITRKEYEEFKKRGHYVTKEEKQATIAMTEEERYRLTKDSMIRKEAIRRMDLTKIREKDKMLNEVEEEAKKRTMHLLERAYNLKLEQEEEIQKYNRFILETKCRAIRDMQIAEKKLIKQELAEEEKRLNDMMENERRWAIEEDLKKEEEEISRKQIFSKILKDQITENEEQRILEFERKQEESQLINMNNITWQLAEIEKLRHKEAESAKIRRDLAEVNEQLKHFKVMEQEENRIIDLRIKQYKKYKEERETQLDEKQRLENLYKEQEKERLAVQAKHTQDLQAQIDAINADRIQEEVEREWRRKEKEEAMKKIGTIQDLRKGREEQINNKRLIQAIEINREKREFERILRVQKEAFCRDKKNREKKQQEALVHRSEILRQVNEKERERIQARQKMFEEGLAIRTQVAMRKKKLQEAMNQKCKEMRESKVPEIYINEVKRLIENID; encoded by the exons atg ACAGAGAAAACTCGAATTGAAAATGGAAAGCAAAAACATCTTACTGTTTCTATCGGATCAAAAAaaccaattattattacaagaaaAGAGTATGAGGAGTTTAAAAAGCGTGGTCACTATGTCactaaagaagagaaacaagcAACTATTGCAATGACAGAAGAGGAAAGATATAGACTTACCAAGGACAGCATGATACGCAAAGAAGCTATTCGTAGGATGGACTTAACAAAAATACGcgaaaaagacaaaatgtTAAATGAAGTCGAAGAAGAAGCCAAGAAAAGGACAATGCATTTACTAGAAAGAGCTTACAATTTAAAGCTCGAACAAGAAGAggaaattcaaaaatataatcggTTTATCTTAGAAACTAAATGTAGAGCTATAAGAGATATGCAG AtagctgaaaagaaattaatcaaaCAAGAATtggcagaagaagaaaaacgtttaAATGACATgatggaaaatgaaagaagatggGCAATTGAGGaagatttaaagaaagaagaagaggaaatttctagaaaacaaatattctcaaaaattttaaaggaTCAAATTACGGAAAATGAAGAACAACGAATACTTGAATttgaaagaaagcaagaggAGAGCCAgctaattaatatgaataatataacttGGCAGTTAgcagaaatagaaaagttacGCCACAAGGAAGCTGAAAGTGCTAAAATCCGTCGAGATCTAGCAGAAGTAAATGAACAATTGAAGCATTTTAAAGTTATGGAACAAGAGgagaatagaataatagattTAAG gataaaacaatataaaaaatataaagaagaaagagaaactcaATTAGATGAAAAGCAAAGATTGgagaatttatataaagaacaggaaaaagaaagactggCTGTACAGGCAAAGCATACACAAGATCTTCAA GCACAAATTGATGCAATAAATGCAGACCGTATACaagaagaagtagagagagaatggagacggaaagaaaaagaagaagcaatgaaaaaaattggaaCTATACAGGATCTtcggaaaggaagagaagaacaaataaacaataaaagattaatacaagcaattgaaattaataggGAAAAACGTGAATTTGAAAGAATTCTACGTGTACAGAAAGAAGCATTTTGCCGCGATAAGAAGAACCgtgaaaagaaacaacaagaaGCTCTTGTTCATCGTAGTGAGATATTAAGACAG gtaaatgaaaaggaaagagaacgtATTCAAGCAAGACAGAAGATGTTTGAGGAAGGATTGGCAATTCGTACACAAGTTGCTATGCGCAAGAAGAAGTTACAAGAGGCTATGAACcaaaaatgtaaagaaatgagagagagcaAGGTAcccgaaatatatattaatgaagtTAAACGCCTAATCGAAAATATTGActaa
- the LOC124422187 gene encoding uncharacterized protein LOC124422187 produces IQPKRIYLIIIHGGIIFVVTAPQQGAYLNRYHCSRGEIVHKQPIVVDLTNDEAKLTRKKRETSASSSEDYDMIADSSSRFHRDNNSNNVIATALRDRGSCVIPVQPNHCLPIHPAPPVPTRAVPILKSRKSRSPVLKLVRASILDVVNVERAKSTILEADGCPEEKKSATFFLERNREQKTSSEKTNSVLQTNRNSCSNKIVDRLKRKITDEKSKERGKDLTKDLKKRRKSSDINSDGGFNELFTNSTANIDKEGKTELCNDKKCTMSIVGSTTEINFGKEKIVPPLRLKKVVQEGKDGDRGNPEIPLNEDKETNYRIVTGATPRPESQSTPTICEYWTRENFDNDDNFDVALTSSITHDVVHRSSVKNDNYKLKYRRNRLKRKLKELQDKALNLSQEIANAPNIMNSSPQRNTRLRQMMNCYEKQIENVSKLLNKLYNENTLANKFVDIDENKREHQWDDEFVRNFSPISSPEPPKLSPRSPIDYKSPDSVRSSPPVLPKVSLNISSNLDILDEHDAETVQLTNESTWITCENNTAEISSMADTFCEETTNHEWESNNNTNAGHRLTTSPILSSTSIDPCSSENVENIKNGEVFFNNIGEIVEKDKIKIMHGKKETMKEFSKTIEVVSSNHSIIEEMKEIRKHDIHDADRAIQINIKNPIISSITGGSEIPHNVRCNQIDTTLPTPSITKTQMSSSIDMMNILQLGSNYDSTFLKKNASETSKMEDSKKIQKVPSSTTQSRKTNYDSIASTFNQVEYPFTDQHFPAQSTNDNRIITEQFPTLGNWVAKMSKKQVSKQKSKLHTVENTISTISMEEPTRTSKFDTHKVSLNETNTANGNNVLNITSQWNKERWHRQQHQQQQLFQHVSTDTTPLSLPSTTTLNSGICTPLSTTQFYPSNYNINPYSGATFGYHSALYPVYNGYPYHSRLHPGTSLTSYHIPMQDPLNSPLRPLSHVDKHISSLQNPNRNCTSDILKYSGSLPAARFQSPNDFGFDRLRTSTNNHNSEANCLSSLLLASSSLSSTLTQQTLPRTSLSGFSASNNQYGRSRIIPDVVAAAAAAAVVAAASIGRQRASLPSYNKSASTGINAVMEVDPTRLTSNTSNNHTREHLLSNQGQSIDVGMKEPQWNSAGYHSIPNLLLEKLPFVRTEHNFPTTSTLCNNIQDSPSISTVSFPQISKKVSRSIERDCETPHLGKVNRSPDTLSNLKCSNCGVGGSMFKCLGCEVAFYCNERCQTRHWSIHVERCPKKMPKLKKVA; encoded by the exons ATACAACCTAAGAGGATTTACTTAATAATTATCCATGGAGGAATTATATTTGTGGTTACTGCCCCGCAACAAGGAGCCTACTTGAATCGTTATCATT GCTCGAGAGGAGAGATTGTACACAAGCAACCGATCGTCGTGGATTTGACTAACGATGAAGCTAAATTAACgcggaaaaaaagagaaacaagtgCAAGTAGTTCAG AAGATTACGATATGATAGCTGACAGTTCGAGCAGATTTCatcgcgataataatagcaacaatgtTATAGCTACGGCATTACGTGATCGCGGATCATGTGTGATTCCCGTTCAACCGAATCATTGCCTTCCTATACATCCAGCACCACCAGTTCCAACTCGAGCTGTACCTATACTAAAATCTCGAAAATCTCGTTCTCCGGTTTTGAAACTCGTTAGGGCTTCGATTTTAGACGTGGTCAACGTGGAACGTGCCAAATCAACGATTTTGGAAGCTGACGGCTGTccggaagaaaagaagagcgctactttttttctcgaacGAAATCGAGAACAAAAGACTTCTTCAGAAAAAACAAACTCAGTGTTACAAACGAATCGTAACTCTTGTTCCAACAAAATCGTAGATCGTCTTAAACGGAAGATCACTGATGAGAAATCTAAGGAACGTGGAAAAGATCTTACGAAGGatttgaagaaaagaagaaaatcttcTGACATTAACTCAGACGGTGGATTCAacgaattatttacaaattctaCAGCTAACATtgataaagaaggaaagacaGAGCTCTGTAATGATAAAAAGTGTACAATGTCGATCGTGGGATCAACAACAGAGATTAATTttggaaaagagaagatcgTACCACCGCTTCGATTAAAGAAAGTCGTTCAGGAAG gAAAAGATGGCGATCGTGGCAATCCAGAAATACCATTGAATGAAGATAAGGAGACCAATTATAGAATAGTTACGGGTGCTACGCCTCGTCCAGAGTCACAGTCTACTCCGACAATTTGTGAATATTGGACCagagaaaatttcgataatgatgataacttCGACGTCGCATTGACAAGTTCGATCACTCATGATGTCGTCCATCGATCTTCTGTCAAGAATGACAAttacaaattgaaatataGACGCAATAGATTGAAACGAAAGCTCAAGGAATTACAGGACAAAGCCTTAAATCTATCTCAGGAAATAGCGAACGCGCCCAACATTATGAATTCTAGTCCACAACGAAATACAAGACTTAGACAAATGATGAACTGCTACGAGAAGCAAATAGAAAATGTTTCAAAGTtacttaataaattatacaacgAGAATACGCTAGCAAATAAGTTTGTTGATATTgatgaaaataagagagagcaTCAATGGGACGACGAATTCGTTCGAAACTTCTCTCCAATTTCCTCACCAGAACCACCAAAACTGTCACCACGTTCCCCAATAGACTATAAGTCACCGGATAGCGTTCGAAGTAGTCCACCTGTATTGCCCAaagtttctttaaatatttcatcgaaCCTGGATATATTGGATGAGCATGACGCAGAG ACTGTACAATTGACAAACGAATCAACCTGGATTACGTGTGAGAATAATACGGCAGAAATTTCGTCAATGGCAGATACCTTTTGTGAAGAAACGACAAATCATGAATGGGagtctaataataataccaacgcAGGTCATCGATTGACAACATCTCCAATTCTTTCGTCAACTTCTATCGACCCGTGTTCTTcagaaaatgttgaaaatattaaaaatggggaagtatttttcaataatattggagaaattgtagaaaaagataaaattaaaataatgcatGGGAAAAAGGAGACCatgaaagaattttctaaGACAATAGAAGTTGTATCATCGAATCACTCGATTattgaagaaatgaaagagataagaaaacatGACATACACGATGCCGATAGAgcaattcaaattaatatcaaaaatccTATAATAAGTTCCATCACTGGAGGCTCCGAGATACCACACAATGTGAGATGTAATCAAATAGACACAACTTTGCCAACGCCATCTATAACGAAAACACAAATGTCATCTTCGATCGATATGATGAATATCTTGCAATTAGGATCGAATTATGACTCTAcgtttttgaagaaaaatgcTTCAGAAACTAGTAAAATGGAAGACtcgaaaaaaatacagaag GTACCATCGAGTACGACACAATCAAGGAAGACCAATTATGACTCGATAGCTTCGACTTTCAACCAAGTAGAATATCCTTTTACAGATCAACATTTTCCTGCTCAAAGTACTAATGATAATCGTATCATAACCGAACAATTTCCTACGCTTGGTAACTGGGTGGCCAAAATGTCGAAGAAGCAAGTTTCTAAACAGAAATCTAAATTACATACTGTGGAAAATACTATTAGTACCATTTCAATGGAAGAACCAACGCGT aCTTCAAAGTTCGATACGCACAAAGTATCACTGAATGAAACGAATACTGCCAATGGTAACAACGTGTTAAATATAACTTCACAATGGAATAAGGAGAGATGGCATCGTCAACAACATCAGCAACAGCAATTATTTCAACACGTGTCTACTGACACAACTCCTCTGTCCCTTCCATCTACTACGACTCTGAATTCAGGAATTTGCACGCCACTCTCAACAACTCAATTTTATCCaagtaattataat ATAAATCCGTACAGTGGAGCAACGTTTGGTTATCATTCTGCACTATATCCTGTTTACAATGGTTACCCATATCATTCCCGTTTACATCCAGGAACATCTTTGACAAGTTATCATATACCTATGCAAGATCCTCTTAATTCACCTTTACGTCCATTGTCACATGTTGACAAGCACATATCCTCTTTGCAAAATCCGAACAGAAATTGTACTtctgatattttaaaatactcCGGGTCACTTCCCGCTGCTAGATTTCAGTCACCAAATGATTTTGGTTTCGATCGACTCAGAACATCTACGAACAATCATAATAGCGAAGCAAACTGTCTCTCATCGCTATTGCTGGCATCTTCATCTCTGTCATCAACTCTGACGCAACAAACTTTACCACGTACATCTCTAAGTGGATTTTCGGCTAGCAATAATCAATATGGACGCAGCAGAATAATACCGGATGTTGTAGCTGCAGCTGCAGCTGCTGCAGTAGTTGCAGCAGCTTCTATCGGAAGACAACGTGCCTCTTTACCTTCTTATAACAAATCTGCAAGCACAGGCATTAATGCCGTCATGGAAGTGGATCCTACTCGGCTAACTTCGAATACTTCCAATAATCATACTCGAGAACATCTTTTGTCTAATCAAGGACAATCAATTGATGTTGGAATGAAAGAGCCACAATGGAACAGTGCTGGATATCACTCTATACCGAATTTACTTCTAGAAAAATTACCTTTCGTTAGAACAGAACACAATTTTCCTACAACTTCTAcactttgtaataatattcaagATTCACCATCTATATCAACAGTTTCTTTTCCGCAAATATCAAAAAAGGTTTCTAGAAGCATCGAAAGAGACTGTGAAACGCCACATCTTGGTAAAGTAAATAGGAGCCCCGATACATTAAGTAATCTTAAATGTTCTAATTGTGGTGTAGGTGGATCAATGTTCAAATGTCTTGGATGTGAGGTAGCTTTTTACTGTAACGAAAGATGCCAAACTCGACATTGGAGTATTCATGTTGAAAGGTGTCCAAAAAAAATGCCAAAACTGAAAAAAGTAGcataa